The Patescibacteria group bacterium genome window below encodes:
- a CDS encoding NAD(P)H-dependent oxidoreductase, giving the protein MSSPLKIAVILGSTRQGRFSEQPGVWIKKKASALPSVNVRLIDLRDYPMPFFNESESPADAKKPYDNLAVKKFAKQIAWAEAFIIITPEYNHGYPAVLKNALDYLYKEWNYKPVGFVAYGGAAGARSVEQLKPVVIQLKMVPIAPAVHIRNYWGLLDEKGILKTETLEKAGDGFLKELIRWAKLCRKMRK; this is encoded by the coding sequence ATGTCATCTCCACTTAAAATAGCCGTTATCTTAGGCAGTACTCGTCAGGGTCGTTTTAGCGAACAACCCGGTGTTTGGATTAAGAAGAAGGCTAGTGCTTTACCTTCTGTTAATGTTCGTTTAATAGATCTTCGGGATTATCCTATGCCTTTTTTTAATGAAAGCGAATCTCCGGCTGATGCTAAAAAGCCATATGATAACTTGGCGGTTAAAAAATTTGCTAAACAAATAGCTTGGGCTGAGGCTTTTATTATTATAACCCCTGAGTATAATCATGGTTATCCGGCGGTTTTAAAAAATGCTTTAGATTATCTATATAAAGAATGGAATTATAAGCCAGTGGGTTTTGTTGCCTATGGAGGAGCAGCTGGGGCTCGTTCGGTGGAACAATTAAAGCCAGTGGTTATTCAGCTTAAAATGGTGCCAATTGCTCCGGCAGTGCATATTAGAAATTATTGGGGTCTTTTAGATGAAAAAGGAATCTTAAAAACCGAGACCTTGGAAAAAGCCGGAGATGGCTTTTTAAAAGAGCTTATCCGTTGGGCTAAACTTTGTCGGAAGATGAGAAAATAG